Proteins found in one Leptolyngbya sp. 'hensonii' genomic segment:
- a CDS encoding ParA family protein, protein MVITITGRKGGIGKTTTAVHLAAYFQTLGSTLLVDGDPNDSALTWANRESFPFKTIDSSIVQTHLQEQQYDYVIVDTKAHPEPEDIQVLAENCDLLVLPSRPSFLDLHALLQTVRTLEQLQAPYKVLLTMVRPPKRTDKHTKRMTAREFLYQEKIPVFETEIQQLAVFEEAPDHGALVQDFGGAIAQKAWLSYQALGQEIKQEMEWREYNVKRVHSRG, encoded by the coding sequence GTGGTTATAACAATTACAGGTCGTAAGGGCGGAATTGGAAAAACCACAACAGCAGTACATCTTGCGGCTTATTTTCAAACTTTGGGTTCTACCTTGCTAGTAGATGGAGATCCAAATGATTCAGCATTGACTTGGGCAAACAGAGAATCTTTTCCCTTTAAGACGATTGATTCCTCTATTGTTCAGACTCACTTACAAGAGCAACAGTACGACTACGTAATTGTTGATACGAAAGCACATCCTGAGCCAGAAGATATTCAAGTTTTGGCAGAAAACTGCGATCTCCTCGTTTTACCCTCTAGGCCATCTTTTTTGGACTTGCACGCTTTATTACAAACTGTGCGGACATTAGAGCAGCTACAAGCTCCGTATAAGGTGTTGCTTACAATGGTGCGTCCACCTAAGCGAACAGATAAACATACGAAGCGAATGACAGCACGAGAATTTTTATACCAAGAGAAGATTCCAGTCTTTGAAACAGAAATTCAACAGCTAGCTGTGTTTGAGGAAGCACCTGATCATGGAGCATTGGTACAAGATTTTGGTGGAGCGATCGCTCAGAAAGCATGGTTAAGCTATCAAGCGCTAGGACAAGAGATTAAGCAGGAGATGGAGTGGCGGGAGTACAACGTAAAAAGAGTGCATTCGAGGGGCTAA
- a CDS encoding integrase, which produces MELTGKISQANGRLKAASVGVVIQQLGDRLYLRATLPPKPGIQGEPKQQRISLGLRANPAGLKLAEAEARKIGALLDCREFSWEPYLKQTPANPETASQWIARFELDYFNRNKRTPQSELTWKTDYHNVFKHLPDQPITAELLLGLIAKTEPDTRTRKRYVIALSALTKFAGLEVDLKPLIGSYSPKQVSPRDVPSDDLIAECYYRLSPGSWRWAYAAIAVYGLRNHEIFYLNLDRFPIAEIIEKAGARSKTGPRRIWPIYPEWADAWSVKEMLVPNCTGPNNGELGHRVQVAFNRMGIPFNPYDLRHAWAIRSISFGLLSELAAAQMGHSLQVHNSIYHRWIGDEVHQRHFEILCQRSDRPSP; this is translated from the coding sequence ATGGAGTTGACTGGAAAAATTTCCCAGGCAAACGGACGATTGAAAGCTGCCAGTGTTGGAGTGGTCATTCAACAATTAGGCGATCGCCTCTATTTGCGAGCTACACTTCCACCCAAACCTGGCATCCAGGGAGAGCCGAAGCAGCAGCGCATATCGTTGGGTCTCAGAGCAAACCCGGCTGGTCTAAAATTGGCCGAAGCAGAAGCCAGGAAAATAGGTGCTCTGCTGGATTGTAGAGAATTTAGCTGGGAGCCGTACTTAAAGCAGACTCCAGCCAATCCTGAAACTGCCTCCCAATGGATCGCCCGATTTGAATTAGATTATTTCAATCGCAATAAACGCACCCCCCAATCAGAACTGACCTGGAAGACTGATTATCACAATGTCTTTAAACATCTTCCTGATCAGCCCATTACGGCTGAGCTACTGCTGGGGCTAATTGCCAAAACCGAACCCGATACCCGCACTAGGAAACGGTATGTGATTGCTTTGTCAGCCCTGACCAAGTTTGCTGGGCTTGAGGTAGATCTAAAGCCCCTGATTGGCTCTTACTCTCCCAAGCAGGTTTCCCCCAGGGATGTGCCCAGTGATGACCTGATTGCTGAATGTTACTACCGGCTCTCGCCTGGTTCCTGGCGATGGGCGTATGCTGCGATCGCCGTTTATGGGTTGCGGAATCACGAGATTTTCTATTTGAACCTGGATCGATTCCCGATCGCTGAAATTATTGAAAAAGCTGGAGCCAGGTCTAAAACTGGTCCCCGTCGCATCTGGCCTATTTACCCTGAATGGGCTGATGCATGGAGTGTTAAAGAAATGCTGGTTCCCAACTGCACAGGGCCAAATAATGGGGAACTGGGGCATCGGGTTCAAGTCGCCTTCAATCGGATGGGCATTCCATTCAATCCCTATGACCTGAGACATGCCTGGGCGATCCGCTCCATCAGTTTTGGTCTACTATCCGAGCTTGCAGCCGCCCAAATGGGGCATAGCCTGCAGGTCCACAATTCTATCTATCACCGATGGATTGGGGATGAGGTTCACCAACGTCATTTTGAAATTCTGTGTCAACGGAGCGATCGCCCCTCCCC
- a CDS encoding ParB/RepB/Spo0J family partition protein: MAGVQRKKSAFEGLKGLKSQPEKSLSVVQTNNQEGTAGEQELARQIPWSAIALPEKQPRRYFDEAALEKLAVSIQEHGILEPLIVRPIANGRYSLVAGERRYRAAKLANLEKVPVVIRNLTDEQAWELALLENVQRQDLNAVDRVDAVLQELAFKLGCSVAEAKSGLYRIENENKGKVTRHESGNKRKSATRLMSGNEVRVTVERVFELLGIRFSHFMRFELPLLNAPESILAAVRAGKIDVRHAGEIRRVKEEEQQQALLKDAIEKQLSVEDIKIRVKELRIDTKPQFDPLQERLKKVFARAKETRTWQYSDRRKRLEDILAELEEILED; this comes from the coding sequence GTGGCGGGAGTACAACGTAAAAAGAGTGCATTCGAGGGGCTAAAAGGACTGAAATCCCAGCCAGAAAAGTCTCTCTCGGTTGTTCAAACTAACAATCAGGAAGGAACTGCTGGTGAACAAGAGTTGGCACGGCAGATTCCTTGGTCAGCGATCGCCTTACCAGAAAAACAACCTAGACGATATTTTGATGAGGCAGCGCTAGAGAAATTAGCAGTCTCGATTCAAGAACATGGCATCCTGGAACCGTTGATTGTTAGACCGATCGCTAATGGACGATATAGCCTTGTAGCTGGGGAACGGCGGTATAGAGCCGCAAAGCTAGCTAACCTTGAAAAAGTACCAGTTGTTATTCGGAACCTGACTGATGAGCAAGCTTGGGAATTAGCATTACTCGAAAACGTACAGCGGCAAGATCTAAATGCGGTAGATAGGGTCGATGCAGTGTTGCAAGAATTAGCATTCAAATTAGGATGCTCCGTTGCTGAAGCCAAGTCCGGTTTGTATCGAATCGAGAATGAGAACAAGGGGAAAGTTACCCGACACGAGTCGGGTAATAAAAGAAAGAGCGCTACCCGACTCATGTCGGGTAATGAAGTTCGGGTGACTGTTGAGCGAGTATTCGAGCTTCTTGGGATTCGATTCAGCCACTTTATGCGCTTTGAGCTGCCTCTCCTAAATGCTCCTGAGTCAATTCTTGCAGCGGTAAGGGCTGGCAAAATTGATGTGCGCCATGCTGGTGAGATTCGGCGGGTAAAGGAGGAAGAGCAACAGCAGGCACTATTAAAGGATGCAATAGAAAAGCAACTGTCAGTAGAAGATATTAAGATAAGGGTCAAAGAGTTAAGAATTGATACGAAACCTCAGTTTGATCCCCTTCAAGAAAGGCTGAAAAAAGTTTTTGCCAGAGCAAAAGAGACTAGAACGTGGCAATACTCTGACCGACGAAAAAGGCTAGAAGATATCCTAGCTGAATTGGAGGAAATTCTAGAAGACTAA
- a CDS encoding replication initiator protein A: protein MAPAKPPVSVAKSVPFEIIRAETTLSKYPIHNLVKGKPTTIDIRTVDRQGRSIRWEVSANQKYGLPGQLAYKLDTLVINRQIEESGQPIPEIISLGSLRQICQALGLTDSGKNKKNITHALQQNALTGITAWLRYKGKDKVEHELKATFTRYNVIFTGQQMPNGHSADGVYLILSQTYREVLAQSPTRPLDYEYLKALTPTAQRFYEIISYQIFAALKYNHSHARLRYSDYCLYSAQTRYEDLSAARKQMYKVHQPHLKSGYLAQVEFEGGFDQEGKPDWIMSYQPGPKARAEYEIFTRKRKSRNEFYSQPVIDSSTLEAELMDEEVPEEENLFQQSLAWDLVNDVLNKMRRVP from the coding sequence ATGGCTCCAGCGAAACCACCTGTCTCCGTCGCAAAGAGCGTCCCCTTTGAAATTATTCGAGCAGAAACTACTCTCTCCAAATACCCAATTCACAATTTGGTTAAAGGCAAGCCAACAACGATCGATATCCGGACAGTGGATCGACAGGGAAGGAGTATTCGATGGGAGGTCTCTGCCAACCAAAAGTACGGTTTACCTGGTCAGCTTGCTTATAAACTCGATACTCTTGTTATTAACCGTCAAATAGAAGAATCTGGACAACCTATTCCAGAGATCATTTCACTCGGAAGTCTACGTCAAATCTGTCAAGCTCTAGGCTTAACCGACTCTGGTAAAAACAAGAAGAACATTACCCATGCACTCCAGCAGAATGCTTTGACTGGTATTACTGCCTGGTTACGGTACAAAGGTAAGGACAAGGTTGAACACGAATTGAAAGCCACTTTTACTCGCTACAACGTTATCTTTACAGGTCAACAAATGCCTAATGGGCACAGTGCAGACGGTGTTTATCTCATCCTAAGCCAGACATATCGGGAAGTTCTTGCTCAATCTCCTACACGCCCCTTGGACTATGAGTACCTCAAAGCATTGACTCCGACTGCTCAACGGTTCTACGAGATCATCAGCTATCAGATCTTTGCAGCCTTGAAATACAACCACTCTCATGCTCGTCTACGATATTCAGACTACTGCCTTTACTCAGCTCAGACTCGGTATGAGGATTTGAGTGCCGCTAGAAAGCAGATGTACAAGGTGCATCAACCTCATTTGAAGTCTGGCTATCTTGCACAAGTTGAGTTTGAGGGAGGTTTTGACCAGGAGGGGAAACCAGATTGGATAATGTCTTATCAACCAGGACCTAAAGCTAGAGCCGAGTATGAGATTTTTACCCGTAAACGGAAGTCCAGAAATGAATTCTATAGCCAACCCGTTATTGATTCTTCTACGTTAGAGGCTGAGTTAATGGATGAGGAAGTTCCTGAGGAAGAGAAC